The Longimicrobiales bacterium genome contains a region encoding:
- a CDS encoding endonuclease/exonuclease/phosphatase family protein, whose protein sequence is MKLRRCTALAVVAVLVACRGEDRPADTSSAMGTAERSPWHVSPEPLRSVGVLDGDPEYQFVNISAAGLQSDGDLVVADLGTHSVRLFAPDGTFKRVIGGPGQGPGEFQSPSQVFIGDQDSIFVWDREAWRVSSFDGEGAFAGVDSYPLAQIAKATAAPLYPKSAMLLPNRDILVSLIEKASVKEMKEGSREARFRPGSGALRVSADMQSVDTLMFFGDLEQVTVSAPWGDWAMAPPLARQPSFAVDGTGGRVCIGDQSASGVTCFAEDGTETSIEWSASPLPVGDDEAEIATWRDAAYASLGAKVSADDMRRLLAEVPMPTERPPYSDLHLAPSGDLWVTHGPVGEFVEYFLFDPSGASLGAVRAPRARLLSVGRDHLLTVRVDELGIQRLEIYEMTSEVMVREGGGGASIETDAADTIRVMAYNIHHGAGMDEVLDLERIAALIREVNPDLLALQEVDSVATRTDGVDQAAELGRLTGMTPVFGRFMAYQGGAYGMAVLSRWPISASRNVRLPDGDEPRSSVVVDVISPSTGEMVRFASIHFYRTEDERLAQALELSAQLPNDGVPTILAGDYNSTPGSFVMDFFADEWGIVDKGVDRFTFSSFDPVREIDFVIMRPKDRFTVLQQRVLDEPVASDHRPLFVDFIIHR, encoded by the coding sequence ATGAAGCTCCGGAGGTGCACGGCTCTGGCCGTCGTCGCGGTTCTTGTCGCTTGCCGTGGCGAAGATCGGCCTGCGGACACGAGCTCGGCCATGGGTACCGCGGAGCGAAGTCCCTGGCACGTCTCGCCAGAGCCGCTGCGCTCAGTGGGGGTCCTGGACGGAGATCCCGAGTACCAGTTCGTGAACATCTCGGCGGCGGGCCTGCAGTCGGATGGGGACTTGGTTGTTGCTGATCTCGGTACACACAGCGTCCGCCTCTTCGCTCCGGATGGGACGTTCAAGAGAGTGATTGGCGGGCCGGGGCAGGGGCCCGGTGAGTTTCAATCTCCCAGCCAGGTCTTCATTGGCGATCAAGATTCGATCTTCGTGTGGGATCGCGAAGCGTGGCGGGTCTCCAGCTTTGATGGAGAAGGTGCCTTCGCAGGCGTAGACAGTTATCCACTGGCCCAGATTGCCAAGGCCACGGCAGCGCCGCTCTACCCGAAGTCTGCCATGCTGCTCCCCAATCGGGACATTCTGGTAAGCCTCATCGAGAAGGCCTCGGTGAAAGAGATGAAAGAGGGGTCGCGCGAAGCACGCTTCCGTCCTGGGAGTGGTGCCCTTCGCGTATCTGCGGATATGCAGTCGGTGGACACTTTGATGTTCTTCGGTGACCTCGAACAAGTCACCGTGTCCGCGCCTTGGGGCGATTGGGCCATGGCGCCTCCTCTCGCCCGGCAACCTTCCTTCGCCGTCGATGGGACAGGAGGGCGCGTGTGCATTGGTGATCAGTCGGCCAGTGGTGTCACGTGTTTCGCCGAGGATGGTACCGAGACGTCGATCGAGTGGAGTGCCTCGCCCCTACCGGTCGGAGATGATGAGGCCGAGATCGCAACGTGGCGTGACGCTGCCTACGCGTCCCTTGGTGCCAAAGTCAGCGCGGACGATATGCGCCGGCTGTTGGCTGAGGTCCCTATGCCGACGGAGCGGCCTCCCTATTCGGATCTTCACCTGGCGCCTTCGGGAGACCTGTGGGTGACGCATGGCCCGGTCGGGGAATTCGTGGAGTACTTCTTGTTCGATCCGTCCGGTGCTTCTCTCGGGGCGGTCCGGGCACCGAGAGCGCGTCTCCTGTCGGTGGGACGAGACCATCTCCTCACCGTGCGAGTAGACGAGTTGGGCATTCAGCGCCTCGAGATATACGAGATGACCTCGGAGGTCATGGTTCGTGAGGGTGGTGGCGGCGCTTCCATAGAGACGGACGCGGCGGATACGATCCGTGTCATGGCATACAACATCCATCACGGGGCCGGCATGGATGAGGTGCTCGATCTCGAGCGGATCGCTGCTCTGATTCGTGAAGTGAATCCGGACCTTTTGGCGCTCCAAGAGGTCGACAGTGTCGCGACCCGTACCGACGGGGTCGATCAAGCCGCTGAATTGGGGCGACTCACGGGAATGACGCCCGTTTTCGGGCGATTCATGGCCTATCAAGGGGGCGCGTACGGCATGGCTGTACTGTCTCGGTGGCCAATTTCTGCCTCACGAAACGTCCGACTTCCAGACGGAGACGAGCCTCGTTCTTCAGTCGTTGTGGACGTCATTTCTCCATCGACTGGAGAAATGGTGCGCTTCGCCAGCATTCACTTCTACAGGACGGAGGACGAGCGCTTGGCTCAGGCGCTTGAACTGTCTGCGCAGCTCCCGAACGATGGTGTTCCCACGATCCTGGCCGGCGACTACAACTCGACACCGGGTTCGTTCGTGATGGACTTCTTCGCCGACGAATGGGGCATCGTGGACAAGGGTGTGGACCGCTTCACCTTCTCGTCCTTCGACCCGGTACGAGAGATCGACTTCGTCATCATGCGCCCGAAGGATCGTTTCACTGTGCTGCAGCAGAGAGTGCTGGACGAACCTGTCGCCTCGGACCACCGACCACTCTTCGTCGACTTCATCATCCACCGCTGA
- a CDS encoding flavin reductase family protein: MDWTRRRFLEGGSSAAALAAVWGCSAPPLTGPRRTLAEPGPMLPPVPAVLLTVNGMPGDPDEISVLWTFVVNGEPPQVGVAAGTEHLAHKLLDEHDEFVLNIPTASMIDSFDTVDMNSSRVADKFELAGLTRGRATVVDAPTVEEAAIHCECRIIAKLVVPPVRKLFIAEVVATTALEGAVDPDGRLIVPNVPFFGMTAGSGEHYTMGERVGNIGMTVGRTDIKY; encoded by the coding sequence TTGGATTGGACTCGACGTCGCTTTTTGGAAGGTGGTTCGTCTGCGGCTGCGCTGGCTGCGGTTTGGGGCTGCTCAGCGCCTCCGTTGACCGGCCCCCGCAGGACGCTTGCCGAGCCGGGCCCCATGTTGCCACCGGTTCCGGCCGTTCTGCTCACGGTGAACGGAATGCCGGGAGACCCGGACGAGATCTCGGTTCTGTGGACGTTCGTCGTAAATGGGGAGCCTCCCCAAGTCGGTGTGGCCGCCGGGACGGAGCACTTGGCGCATAAGTTGCTTGATGAGCACGACGAGTTCGTGTTGAACATTCCGACCGCGTCGATGATCGATTCGTTCGACACCGTCGACATGAACTCGAGCCGAGTGGCGGACAAGTTCGAGCTCGCGGGACTGACTCGAGGACGGGCCACGGTGGTTGATGCTCCGACTGTGGAAGAAGCCGCGATCCACTGTGAGTGCCGTATCATCGCGAAGCTCGTTGTGCCCCCGGTACGGAAGCTCTTCATCGCGGAAGTCGTGGCGACGACGGCGCTTGAGGGTGCCGTCGATCCAGACGGTCGCCTTATCGTCCCGAACGTACCCTTCTTCGGCATGACCGCGGGGAGCGGGGAGCACTACACGATGGGCGAGCGAGTCGGGAATATCGGGATGACGGTGGGACGGACCGACATCAAGTACTAG
- a CDS encoding NAD(P)H-binding protein yields the protein MRELSAVNVVITGATGMVGGLVLEQALAEPRIGAVTTLGRRATGVASPKLTEIEHADFEDFTGLEDVLAGQDAALFCLGAYTGSVPDDVFRKITVDCTVAFGEALRRANPRPIQGHGGKGLGEDGILAGAPVSTRVHLSCDSERQADRVGPLGSPDLASGASHRAERWDRLARVGKTHAHGRTGGDSAALGAGPGEPRYPDVGGALTIQNA from the coding sequence GTGCGCGAGTTGAGTGCAGTCAACGTGGTCATCACCGGTGCGACCGGCATGGTCGGTGGGCTGGTGCTCGAGCAGGCGCTAGCCGAGCCGCGGATCGGTGCGGTGACCACGCTCGGCCGTCGGGCGACCGGCGTCGCTTCTCCGAAGCTGACCGAGATCGAGCACGCCGACTTCGAGGATTTCACTGGCCTCGAGGACGTGCTCGCGGGGCAGGACGCCGCTCTCTTCTGCCTCGGGGCGTACACAGGATCGGTCCCCGATGACGTTTTCAGGAAGATCACCGTCGACTGCACGGTCGCCTTTGGGGAAGCACTCCGCCGGGCGAACCCTCGCCCGATACAAGGGCATGGCGGAAAAGGCCTTGGTGAAGATGGGATTCTCGCGGGTGCACCTGTTTCGACCCGGGTACATCTATCCTGTGACTCCGAGAGACAAGCCGATCGTGTGGGACCGCTTGGTTCGCCCGATCTGGCCTCTGGTGCGAGCCATCGTGCCGAACGTTGGGATCGCCTCGCACGAGTTGGCAAAACCCATGCTCATGGTCGGACTGGAGGGGACTCCGCAGCATTAGGGGCCGGTCCTGGAGAACCGCGATATCCGGACGTTGGTGGCGCGCTGACGATTCAGAACGCCTGA
- a CDS encoding nuclear transport factor 2 family protein yields the protein MKQWFALFLAFALSAPVSAQTGTDAEQIRALRAVSNEAIARHDVPAIVATLDDEVHVTAGAGVFISGSEAMGSAFARQFDQFDDVLYVRTITSLEIGSAAAVASERGTWVGSWTVPDGPRRAGGRYSAYWRQTDDGWRIRSELFVTLFCEGAGCTP from the coding sequence ATGAAGCAGTGGTTCGCGCTGTTCCTAGCCTTCGCGCTCTCCGCTCCGGTGTCTGCTCAGACAGGTACGGATGCCGAGCAGATCCGAGCTCTCCGAGCCGTTTCAAACGAAGCGATCGCACGGCATGACGTGCCCGCCATCGTCGCCACGCTGGACGATGAAGTTCACGTCACAGCGGGAGCTGGGGTGTTCATTTCGGGGTCCGAAGCGATGGGAAGTGCCTTTGCTCGGCAGTTCGATCAATTCGATGATGTGCTGTATGTACGAACGATCACCTCTCTTGAAATCGGTAGCGCAGCCGCGGTGGCCTCCGAACGCGGCACCTGGGTCGGAAGCTGGACGGTGCCTGATGGGCCAAGACGGGCCGGAGGGCGGTATTCGGCCTATTGGCGCCAGACCGACGACGGCTGGAGAATCCGCTCGGAGCTGTTCGTGACGCTGTTCTGCGAAGGGGCGGGTTGCACACCGTGA
- a CDS encoding PHB depolymerase family esterase — translation MARRMAGLLLGAIVAGGGGAAAQGVPTGFLDRTVTVDGAQHRYQVYVPRDYTASQDWPVILFLHGAGERGDDGLIQTQVGLPAAVRFNVMRWPAIMVMPQVAEDATWVGTFGDVALVALDATESEYSTDVDRVYLTGLSMGGAGAWYVGSRNAERFAALVAVCGYVTGTARYPGPFVDSEEPFSELAEAVAGLPTWIFHGGADQVVPVAESRGIAAALEAIGADVTYTEFEGVTHNSWDAAYSTDDLAPWLFSQNRERSRQD, via the coding sequence ATGGCGAGGCGTATGGCTGGGCTGCTGCTTGGTGCGATCGTCGCCGGAGGAGGAGGCGCCGCGGCTCAAGGTGTCCCGACCGGGTTCCTCGATCGCACAGTCACCGTTGATGGGGCCCAACACCGGTACCAAGTCTACGTCCCGCGTGATTACACCGCATCGCAGGACTGGCCGGTGATCCTGTTCCTTCACGGCGCGGGGGAGCGAGGGGACGACGGTCTCATTCAGACCCAGGTCGGGCTGCCTGCCGCGGTGCGTTTCAACGTGATGCGCTGGCCGGCCATCATGGTGATGCCGCAGGTCGCTGAGGACGCCACTTGGGTTGGGACGTTCGGGGACGTGGCACTGGTCGCCCTCGATGCGACGGAGTCTGAATACAGCACGGATGTGGACCGGGTCTACCTCACCGGACTATCGATGGGTGGGGCCGGCGCTTGGTATGTGGGTTCACGCAACGCGGAGCGCTTCGCGGCGTTGGTGGCGGTGTGCGGCTACGTGACGGGGACGGCGCGGTACCCTGGTCCCTTCGTCGACTCAGAGGAACCGTTCTCCGAACTCGCCGAGGCCGTAGCTGGTCTGCCGACCTGGATCTTTCACGGGGGCGCCGACCAGGTTGTTCCGGTCGCGGAGTCACGCGGGATCGCGGCGGCGCTCGAGGCCATTGGCGCGGACGTGACCTACACGGAGTTCGAAGGGGTCACCCACAATTCGTGGGACGCGGCGTACAGCACCGACGATCTGGCGCCGTGGCTCTTCAGCCAGAACCGAGAGCGGTCCCGACAGGATTAA
- a CDS encoding PTS sugar transporter subunit IIA — MRLIDVLNKDFVVLRLQASDMVGVLDELSVSAEAAGIASRDVIATQLMVREESQATIVGPGVAIPHATVDGLSDTVLGVALAPQGIQFGPEEYEPVRLFFVLLSPPGRERQHVRFLARICRLSRDAAFAAQLDAAEDTGAVVQAVEAVDATHG; from the coding sequence ATGCGTCTCATCGATGTGCTGAACAAGGACTTCGTCGTCCTGCGGCTCCAGGCCAGTGACATGGTTGGAGTCCTAGACGAATTGTCCGTGAGCGCGGAGGCCGCGGGTATCGCGAGTCGGGATGTCATTGCGACGCAGCTGATGGTACGGGAGGAGTCTCAAGCGACGATTGTGGGGCCCGGCGTGGCCATTCCTCATGCTACTGTGGACGGACTCAGCGACACGGTGCTAGGTGTCGCACTGGCTCCACAGGGGATTCAGTTTGGGCCGGAAGAATACGAACCGGTGCGGCTGTTCTTCGTGCTCCTTTCGCCTCCGGGGCGTGAACGTCAGCACGTGAGGTTCCTCGCCCGCATTTGTCGGCTGTCCCGCGACGCTGCATTCGCCGCGCAACTGGACGCTGCTGAGGATACAGGGGCCGTCGTACAGGCGGTCGAGGCCGTCGATGCAACCCATGGATAA
- a CDS encoding DCC1-like thiol-disulfide oxidoreductase family protein has protein sequence MPIDNPIGPSSGRPLVLFDGVCTLCSAAVQWLIARDPDARLRYASLQSDAARAALEKVGAPGPGSLPDSIVFIDDEGVHVRSAAAIRIASNLGPPYSILRGALLVPRPIRDALYRFVARNRYRWFGRREVCMRPSPDLASRFLDADEVTL, from the coding sequence ATGCCCATCGACAATCCCATCGGTCCCTCTTCAGGGCGACCACTCGTGCTCTTCGACGGCGTGTGTACGCTCTGCAGCGCGGCCGTGCAGTGGTTGATCGCTCGAGACCCAGACGCCCGGCTCCGTTACGCCTCTCTACAATCCGACGCGGCCCGAGCTGCCTTGGAAAAAGTGGGTGCTCCGGGTCCGGGATCTCTCCCTGACAGTATTGTTTTCATCGACGACGAAGGTGTTCACGTTCGTTCGGCAGCGGCAATCCGCATCGCTTCGAATCTGGGGCCCCCGTACAGTATCTTGAGAGGGGCGCTTCTGGTGCCGCGGCCTATTCGCGATGCGCTGTATCGCTTTGTGGCGCGGAACAGGTACAGGTGGTTTGGGCGGCGCGAGGTGTGCATGCGTCCGAGTCCTGACCTCGCTTCACGCTTCCTAGACGCGGACGAGGTGACTCTGTGA
- a CDS encoding dicarboxylate/amino acid:cation symporter: MSLAMRVLIGLVTGLVIGLILSPAEAGLAASVVGWIEPVGGLWVNAIRMTVIPLLVSLLISGIASANTGAVAKIGGGAVAWFVGLAALSATLGGLLAPPLLTLLGADAAQVSELAAGAATTEVTLPPFRDWFVGLLPSNPVAAAAEGAILPLVLFSVLFGLAAARIDPGPRARIVGGAQAVGDTMFVVIGWILAAAPIGVFALTLNLAARTGSSLVGAVAGFLITASLLATLVTALLYPLVGMFSKTPIRLFAKAAAPAQAVGFSTRSSLATLPVLMEEAEKTLGIRPEVAGLALPAAVSLFKYASPVVRVTGTFFIANLFGVELGLVEGAALVAGIGALSFYSPGIPSGGLFVMAPLYQAFGLPLEGIGVLIALDIIPDMFITGANVTANLAVTAMVD; the protein is encoded by the coding sequence ATGTCCTTGGCCATGCGTGTCCTCATCGGCTTGGTGACCGGGCTCGTCATTGGGCTCATTCTGTCCCCGGCTGAAGCGGGCCTAGCAGCTTCCGTAGTGGGTTGGATCGAACCGGTGGGCGGACTCTGGGTGAACGCGATCCGGATGACGGTCATCCCGCTCTTGGTTTCACTGCTCATCTCTGGGATCGCCTCGGCGAACACAGGCGCAGTCGCCAAAATTGGCGGTGGCGCAGTCGCTTGGTTCGTGGGACTCGCAGCGCTTTCCGCGACTCTCGGCGGGCTGCTCGCACCGCCCCTCCTCACCCTGCTCGGTGCCGACGCCGCTCAGGTCTCCGAGCTGGCGGCCGGAGCAGCGACGACGGAGGTCACGCTTCCGCCTTTTCGCGATTGGTTCGTCGGCTTGCTCCCGTCGAATCCCGTAGCGGCGGCGGCTGAAGGAGCGATCCTACCATTGGTCTTGTTCAGTGTGCTCTTCGGCTTGGCCGCGGCGCGCATTGATCCCGGGCCCCGCGCGCGAATTGTTGGTGGTGCCCAAGCGGTCGGCGACACGATGTTCGTCGTTATCGGGTGGATTCTGGCGGCCGCTCCGATCGGGGTCTTCGCGTTGACCTTGAACCTCGCGGCCCGGACGGGCTCCTCCCTCGTGGGTGCGGTCGCTGGCTTCTTGATCACGGCGTCGCTGTTGGCGACCCTCGTGACCGCTTTGCTCTACCCCCTCGTCGGCATGTTCAGCAAGACACCGATTCGTTTGTTCGCGAAGGCCGCAGCTCCCGCCCAAGCCGTCGGGTTCAGTACCCGCTCGTCGCTCGCGACGCTGCCCGTCCTCATGGAGGAAGCCGAGAAAACGCTCGGGATTCGGCCCGAAGTAGCCGGACTCGCACTCCCCGCCGCAGTGTCGCTCTTCAAGTATGCGTCGCCAGTAGTGCGGGTCACCGGCACGTTCTTCATCGCCAATTTGTTTGGCGTCGAGTTGGGGCTGGTCGAAGGCGCAGCTCTGGTCGCAGGAATCGGGGCGCTCTCGTTCTACTCTCCCGGCATTCCGAGTGGCGGGCTGTTTGTCATGGCCCCGCTCTATCAGGCGTTCGGACTTCCCCTTGAAGGCATCGGAGTCCTGATCGCCTTGGACATCATTCCCGACATGTTCATCACCGGCGCAAATGTCACCGCAAATCTTGCGGTCACGGCCATGGTGGACTGA
- a CDS encoding metallophosphoesterase family protein has translation MRVAAIYDIHGNLPALEAVLGEIQAEGIDRIVVGGDVVPGPMPRECVAALKDLSVPVDFIRGNGESDIVALHRGEPMVRVPAQFHEVMRWVAESLPPEYIADFAAWPLTTTLEVPGMGSVLFCHATPENENRIFTRITPEPPLRMLFEPTGADVIVCGHTHMQFDRNVGSIQVVNAGSVGMPFGEPGAYWLMLDAGVDLRRTEYDLTAADERIRSSGYPEAAGLDILQPPRAPDMERLFEDAALK, from the coding sequence GTGCGGGTAGCCGCGATCTACGACATCCATGGCAACCTCCCCGCTTTGGAGGCGGTCCTGGGTGAGATCCAAGCCGAAGGCATCGACCGAATCGTGGTTGGGGGTGATGTCGTGCCGGGTCCGATGCCGCGCGAGTGTGTCGCCGCTCTGAAAGATCTTTCCGTTCCGGTCGACTTCATCCGTGGGAACGGAGAGAGTGACATCGTCGCCCTCCACCGCGGCGAGCCCATGGTCCGAGTGCCCGCGCAATTCCATGAGGTCATGCGATGGGTCGCCGAAAGTTTGCCTCCGGAGTACATCGCAGACTTCGCGGCGTGGCCGCTTACCACCACTCTCGAAGTACCGGGAATGGGGAGCGTCTTGTTTTGCCACGCGACACCGGAAAATGAAAATAGGATCTTCACGCGTATCACGCCGGAGCCGCCCCTTCGCATGCTGTTCGAGCCTACCGGCGCCGATGTCATCGTCTGTGGGCACACCCACATGCAGTTCGATCGCAACGTTGGCTCAATTCAGGTTGTGAATGCTGGCTCCGTTGGCATGCCGTTCGGGGAGCCTGGGGCCTATTGGTTGATGCTGGACGCCGGAGTGGATCTGCGCCGGACCGAATACGATCTCACCGCTGCGGACGAGCGGATCCGGAGTTCGGGCTATCCTGAAGCGGCTGGCCTCGACATTCTCCAACCACCGCGGGCGCCTGATATGGAGCGTCTGTTCGAGGACGCGGCGCTCAAATAG
- a CDS encoding class I SAM-dependent methyltransferase produces MTGSNIPCGPEELLATFGRIDIYVFDQLMRGRITPQMKVLDAGCGTGRNSEYLMRCGADVYGVDAYPEPIERIKSLAAEAAPELAASNFAVARLDDLPFADGDFDAVICSAVLHFAEGSADFESMVAEMWRVIAPGGVFFARLASTIGIESRVTLLRDRWHSLPDGTDRFLVDEDYLLKVGAVLEGTLLDPLKTTNVQNMRAMTTWVLKKS; encoded by the coding sequence ATGACTGGCTCCAACATTCCGTGCGGCCCAGAAGAGCTGCTCGCCACCTTCGGCCGGATCGACATCTACGTGTTCGATCAGTTGATGCGAGGTCGGATTACCCCGCAGATGAAGGTGTTAGACGCGGGTTGTGGAACGGGTCGCAACTCAGAGTATCTCATGCGCTGTGGGGCAGACGTCTATGGCGTTGATGCGTACCCAGAGCCGATCGAGCGGATCAAGTCCCTCGCCGCGGAGGCCGCCCCCGAGCTGGCGGCCAGCAACTTCGCCGTCGCGCGACTCGACGACCTCCCGTTTGCCGATGGAGACTTCGACGCGGTCATCTGCAGCGCGGTGCTGCACTTCGCGGAAGGCTCTGCTGACTTCGAGTCGATGGTCGCCGAGATGTGGCGCGTGATCGCGCCCGGAGGAGTCTTCTTCGCCCGACTCGCATCAACCATCGGGATCGAAAGTCGGGTAACGCTTCTCCGCGACAGATGGCATTCGCTACCCGACGGGACAGACCGCTTCCTCGTGGATGAGGACTACCTGCTGAAGGTTGGCGCCGTGCTCGAGGGCACGCTGTTGGATCCCCTCAAGACCACGAACGTGCAGAACATGCGCGCAATGACGACGTGGGTGCTCAAGAAGAGCTGA
- a CDS encoding aromatic ring-hydroxylating dioxygenase subunit alpha codes for MSTRTAQNAKTLDGKYYTSQDIYEAETQQVFFKHWIYVGRTSALSEPGSYFLREIESESIIVLKDHEGEVRAHHNVCRHRGTRLLSEPEGTLAKSIQCMYHAWTYALDGSLIGAPFMDEVESFCQENYPLKSVSLATWEGCIFVSLADEPEPFEQAFAPLIDKFASWTMDELQIAHTIIYEIPANWKLVFQNYSECYHCPGLHPTLNQLTPFRNSSNDLEEGPYLGGPMRMAIDGGSMTMTGQTCAPPLGDLSGEALNCVQYYTVYPNMLLSLHPDYVLIHRIERLAPDSTRIVCDWLFHPEAMAALDFDPSGAVGFWNLTNKQDWHVSSLSQQGISSRAYTPGPYSELESMIAAWDREYLRSIGEG; via the coding sequence ATGTCGACCCGCACCGCCCAGAATGCCAAGACGCTCGACGGCAAGTATTACACGAGTCAGGACATTTACGAGGCCGAGACCCAGCAGGTCTTCTTCAAGCACTGGATCTATGTGGGGCGCACGAGTGCTCTGAGTGAGCCTGGGAGCTATTTCCTGCGTGAGATCGAGTCGGAGAGCATCATCGTTCTCAAGGATCATGAGGGTGAGGTCCGCGCCCATCACAACGTGTGCCGGCACAGAGGGACACGCCTGCTCTCGGAACCCGAGGGCACGCTCGCCAAATCCATTCAGTGCATGTACCACGCGTGGACCTACGCTCTTGATGGCTCGCTGATCGGCGCACCGTTCATGGACGAGGTCGAGTCGTTTTGCCAGGAGAACTACCCGCTCAAGTCGGTGTCATTAGCGACATGGGAGGGCTGCATCTTCGTCAGTCTCGCGGATGAGCCCGAACCGTTCGAGCAGGCATTTGCGCCGCTCATCGACAAGTTCGCGTCCTGGACGATGGACGAGTTGCAAATCGCTCACACGATCATCTACGAGATCCCTGCGAATTGGAAATTGGTCTTTCAGAACTACTCGGAGTGTTATCACTGCCCGGGTCTGCACCCGACCCTGAATCAGCTCACGCCGTTCAGGAATTCCTCGAACGATTTGGAAGAAGGGCCGTACTTGGGTGGCCCCATGCGTATGGCCATCGATGGTGGCAGCATGACCATGACGGGTCAGACATGCGCTCCCCCGCTTGGAGACCTAAGTGGTGAGGCGCTCAACTGCGTCCAGTATTACACGGTCTACCCAAACATGCTGCTGAGCCTGCATCCGGACTACGTGCTCATCCACCGCATCGAACGGTTGGCGCCGGACTCGACCAGGATCGTCTGCGACTGGCTCTTCCATCCAGAAGCGATGGCAGCGCTCGATTTCGATCCGAGTGGCGCCGTGGGATTCTGGAACCTGACCAACAAGCAGGACTGGCACGTCAGCAGCTTGTCCCAACAAGGCATCTCGTCTCGAGCGTATACGCCCGGGCCCTACTCTGAGTTGGAGAGCATGATCGCCGCATGGGATCGTGAGTACCTCCGCTCCATAGGCGAAGGCTAG